From a region of the Phaseolus vulgaris cultivar G19833 chromosome 6, P. vulgaris v2.0, whole genome shotgun sequence genome:
- the LOC137830914 gene encoding uncharacterized protein isoform X3: MEAEEEQRRRLKLEEALEIQSLRRIISAYLNYPDAAEEDVRRYERSYRKLPPAHKALLPHYPRKFQRLRRCISMNSHFIFGMLQAFEPPLDMSQDLEFSEDPHPESAEKDHLASEGINACSCESDPSRITCSVSDQDCCVEDNNHTCRSQGLTHSNEVSVTSSQQQWLEPSLRLNVPLVDVDKVRCIIRNIVRDWAAEGKKERDQCYNPILEELNMLFPNRSKKSPPACLVPGAGLGRLALEISCLGFISQGNEFSYYMMICSSFILNHSQTAGEWTIYPWIHSNCNSLSDSDQLRPVSIPDIHPASSAGITEGFSMCGGDFVEVYSDSSQVGAWDAVVTCFFIDTAHNIVEYIEIISKILKDGGVWINLGPLLYHFADVYGQEDEMSIELSLEDVKSVALNYGFEFEKESTIETTYTTNPRSMMQNRYFAAFWTMRKKSAGV; this comes from the exons ATGGAGGCAGAGGAGGAGCAACGGCGTCGTTTAAAGCTTGAAGAAGCCCTTGAAATCCAATCACTCAGACGCATCATTAGCGCTTACCTCAA CTATCCTGATGCTGCAGAGGAGGATGTTAGAAGATATGAAAGGTCTTACAGGAAGCTTCCACCTGCCCATAAG GCTTTGTTACCTCACTATCCTCGAAAGTTTCAAAGATTACGCAG GTGTATCTCAATGAATTCTCATTTCATATTTGGCATGCTTCAG GCATTTGAACCTCCGCTTGACATGAGCCAGGACCTAGAATTTAGTGAAGATCCACATCCTGAATCAGCCGAAAAAGATCATTTAGCTTCTGAAGGGATTAATGCCTGTTCATGTGAGTCAGACCCTTCGAGAATAACGTGTTCTGTATCTGATCAAGATTGTTGTGTGGAAGACAACAACCATACATGCAGATCACAAGGACTGACACATTCAAATGAG GTGTCAGTTACCTCATCTCAGCAACAATGGTTGGAGCCATCTTTACGATTGAATGTTCCTTTAGTTGATGTAGATAAG GTGCGATGCATTATAAGGAACATAGTTAGGGACTGGGCAGCAGAG ggTAAAAAAGAACGTGATCAGTGCTACAATCCTATTCTTGAAGAGCTTAATATGCTATTTCCTAATCGCAGtaaaaagag TCCACCTGCATGTTTAGTTCCTGGTGCTGGGCTTGGCCGGCTGGCCCTGGAGATTTCATGTTTAG GATTTATCAGTCAGGGAAATGAATTTTCATACTACATGATGATATGCTCAAGTTTTATTCTTAACCA TTCCCAAACTGCTGGTGAGTGGACAATTTATCCTTGGATTCACAGCAATTGCAATTCATTATCAGACAGTGATCAACTTCGTCCTGTTTCAATACCAGATATTCATCCAGCCAG CAGTGCAGGAATTACTGAAGGCTTTTCCATGTGTGGAGGTGACTTTGTTGAAGTCTACAGTGATTCAAGCCAAGTTG GTGCTTGGGATGCAGTTGTGACGTGTTTCTTTATTGATACTGCTCATAATATTGTTGAGTACATTGAAATAATTTCAAAGATTTTGAAAGATGGGGGA GTTTGGATAAATTTGGGACCTCTCCTATATCACTTCGCAGATGTATATGGACAGGAAGAT GAAATGTCCATTGAATTGAGTTTGGAAGATGTTAAGAGTGTTGCATTAAATTATGGATTTGAATTTGAG AAAGAAAGCACAATTGAGACAACTTACACCACAAATCCTAGATCAATGATGCAA AATCGCTACTTTGCTGCATTTTGGACTATGAGAAAAAAATCTGCTGGAGTGTAA
- the LOC137830914 gene encoding uncharacterized protein isoform X1 codes for MEAEEEQRRRLKLEEALEIQSLRRIISAYLNYPDAAEEDVRRYERSYRKLPPAHKALLPHYPRKFQRLRRCISMNSHFIFGMLQAFEPPLDMSQDLEFSEDPHPESAEKDHLASEGINACSCESDPSRITCSVSDQDCCVEDNNHTCRSQGLTHSNEEVDIESQHQSNTGSLSPSLINTKETTEYCGHSINDSNGNVSVTSSQQQWLEPSLRLNVPLVDVDKVRCIIRNIVRDWAAEGKKERDQCYNPILEELNMLFPNRSKKSPPACLVPGAGLGRLALEISCLGFISQGNEFSYYMMICSSFILNHSQTAGEWTIYPWIHSNCNSLSDSDQLRPVSIPDIHPASSAGITEGFSMCGGDFVEVYSDSSQVGAWDAVVTCFFIDTAHNIVEYIEIISKILKDGGVWINLGPLLYHFADVYGQEDEMSIELSLEDVKSVALNYGFEFEKESTIETTYTTNPRSMMQNRYFAAFWTMRKKSAGV; via the exons ATGGAGGCAGAGGAGGAGCAACGGCGTCGTTTAAAGCTTGAAGAAGCCCTTGAAATCCAATCACTCAGACGCATCATTAGCGCTTACCTCAA CTATCCTGATGCTGCAGAGGAGGATGTTAGAAGATATGAAAGGTCTTACAGGAAGCTTCCACCTGCCCATAAG GCTTTGTTACCTCACTATCCTCGAAAGTTTCAAAGATTACGCAG GTGTATCTCAATGAATTCTCATTTCATATTTGGCATGCTTCAG GCATTTGAACCTCCGCTTGACATGAGCCAGGACCTAGAATTTAGTGAAGATCCACATCCTGAATCAGCCGAAAAAGATCATTTAGCTTCTGAAGGGATTAATGCCTGTTCATGTGAGTCAGACCCTTCGAGAATAACGTGTTCTGTATCTGATCAAGATTGTTGTGTGGAAGACAACAACCATACATGCAGATCACAAGGACTGACACATTCAAATGAG GAGGTGGACATTGAGAGTCAACACCAGTCAAATACTGGGAGCCTCTCTCCGAGCTTGATAAATACTAAAGAAACTACTGAATATTGTGGACATTCTATTAATGATTCCAATGGCAAT GTGTCAGTTACCTCATCTCAGCAACAATGGTTGGAGCCATCTTTACGATTGAATGTTCCTTTAGTTGATGTAGATAAG GTGCGATGCATTATAAGGAACATAGTTAGGGACTGGGCAGCAGAG ggTAAAAAAGAACGTGATCAGTGCTACAATCCTATTCTTGAAGAGCTTAATATGCTATTTCCTAATCGCAGtaaaaagag TCCACCTGCATGTTTAGTTCCTGGTGCTGGGCTTGGCCGGCTGGCCCTGGAGATTTCATGTTTAG GATTTATCAGTCAGGGAAATGAATTTTCATACTACATGATGATATGCTCAAGTTTTATTCTTAACCA TTCCCAAACTGCTGGTGAGTGGACAATTTATCCTTGGATTCACAGCAATTGCAATTCATTATCAGACAGTGATCAACTTCGTCCTGTTTCAATACCAGATATTCATCCAGCCAG CAGTGCAGGAATTACTGAAGGCTTTTCCATGTGTGGAGGTGACTTTGTTGAAGTCTACAGTGATTCAAGCCAAGTTG GTGCTTGGGATGCAGTTGTGACGTGTTTCTTTATTGATACTGCTCATAATATTGTTGAGTACATTGAAATAATTTCAAAGATTTTGAAAGATGGGGGA GTTTGGATAAATTTGGGACCTCTCCTATATCACTTCGCAGATGTATATGGACAGGAAGAT GAAATGTCCATTGAATTGAGTTTGGAAGATGTTAAGAGTGTTGCATTAAATTATGGATTTGAATTTGAG AAAGAAAGCACAATTGAGACAACTTACACCACAAATCCTAGATCAATGATGCAA AATCGCTACTTTGCTGCATTTTGGACTATGAGAAAAAAATCTGCTGGAGTGTAA
- the LOC137830914 gene encoding uncharacterized protein isoform X4, translated as MEAEEEQRRRLKLEEALEIQSLRRIISAYLNYPDAAEEDVRRYERSYRKLPPAHKALLPHYPRKFQRLRRCISMNSHFIFGMLQAFEPPLDMSQDLEFSEDPHPESAEKDHLASEGINACSCESDPSRITCSVSDQDCCVEDNNHTCRSQGLTHSNEVSVTSSQQQWLEPSLRLNVPLVDVDKVRCIIRNIVRDWAAEGKKERDQCYNPILEELNMLFPNRSKKSPPACLVPGAGLGRLALEISCLGFISQGNEFSYYMMICSSFILNHSQTAGEWTIYPWIHSNCNSLSDSDQLRPVSIPDIHPASAGITEGFSMCGGDFVEVYSDSSQVGAWDAVVTCFFIDTAHNIVEYIEIISKILKDGGVWINLGPLLYHFADVYGQEDEMSIELSLEDVKSVALNYGFEFEKESTIETTYTTNPRSMMQNRYFAAFWTMRKKSAGV; from the exons ATGGAGGCAGAGGAGGAGCAACGGCGTCGTTTAAAGCTTGAAGAAGCCCTTGAAATCCAATCACTCAGACGCATCATTAGCGCTTACCTCAA CTATCCTGATGCTGCAGAGGAGGATGTTAGAAGATATGAAAGGTCTTACAGGAAGCTTCCACCTGCCCATAAG GCTTTGTTACCTCACTATCCTCGAAAGTTTCAAAGATTACGCAG GTGTATCTCAATGAATTCTCATTTCATATTTGGCATGCTTCAG GCATTTGAACCTCCGCTTGACATGAGCCAGGACCTAGAATTTAGTGAAGATCCACATCCTGAATCAGCCGAAAAAGATCATTTAGCTTCTGAAGGGATTAATGCCTGTTCATGTGAGTCAGACCCTTCGAGAATAACGTGTTCTGTATCTGATCAAGATTGTTGTGTGGAAGACAACAACCATACATGCAGATCACAAGGACTGACACATTCAAATGAG GTGTCAGTTACCTCATCTCAGCAACAATGGTTGGAGCCATCTTTACGATTGAATGTTCCTTTAGTTGATGTAGATAAG GTGCGATGCATTATAAGGAACATAGTTAGGGACTGGGCAGCAGAG ggTAAAAAAGAACGTGATCAGTGCTACAATCCTATTCTTGAAGAGCTTAATATGCTATTTCCTAATCGCAGtaaaaagag TCCACCTGCATGTTTAGTTCCTGGTGCTGGGCTTGGCCGGCTGGCCCTGGAGATTTCATGTTTAG GATTTATCAGTCAGGGAAATGAATTTTCATACTACATGATGATATGCTCAAGTTTTATTCTTAACCA TTCCCAAACTGCTGGTGAGTGGACAATTTATCCTTGGATTCACAGCAATTGCAATTCATTATCAGACAGTGATCAACTTCGTCCTGTTTCAATACCAGATATTCATCCAGCCAG TGCAGGAATTACTGAAGGCTTTTCCATGTGTGGAGGTGACTTTGTTGAAGTCTACAGTGATTCAAGCCAAGTTG GTGCTTGGGATGCAGTTGTGACGTGTTTCTTTATTGATACTGCTCATAATATTGTTGAGTACATTGAAATAATTTCAAAGATTTTGAAAGATGGGGGA GTTTGGATAAATTTGGGACCTCTCCTATATCACTTCGCAGATGTATATGGACAGGAAGAT GAAATGTCCATTGAATTGAGTTTGGAAGATGTTAAGAGTGTTGCATTAAATTATGGATTTGAATTTGAG AAAGAAAGCACAATTGAGACAACTTACACCACAAATCCTAGATCAATGATGCAA AATCGCTACTTTGCTGCATTTTGGACTATGAGAAAAAAATCTGCTGGAGTGTAA
- the LOC137830914 gene encoding uncharacterized protein isoform X2 yields the protein MEAEEEQRRRLKLEEALEIQSLRRIISAYLNYPDAAEEDVRRYERSYRKLPPAHKALLPHYPRKFQRLRRCISMNSHFIFGMLQAFEPPLDMSQDLEFSEDPHPESAEKDHLASEGINACSCESDPSRITCSVSDQDCCVEDNNHTCRSQGLTHSNEEVDIESQHQSNTGSLSPSLINTKETTEYCGHSINDSNGNVSVTSSQQQWLEPSLRLNVPLVDVDKVRCIIRNIVRDWAAEGKKERDQCYNPILEELNMLFPNRSKKSPPACLVPGAGLGRLALEISCLGFISQGNEFSYYMMICSSFILNHSQTAGEWTIYPWIHSNCNSLSDSDQLRPVSIPDIHPASAGITEGFSMCGGDFVEVYSDSSQVGAWDAVVTCFFIDTAHNIVEYIEIISKILKDGGVWINLGPLLYHFADVYGQEDEMSIELSLEDVKSVALNYGFEFEKESTIETTYTTNPRSMMQNRYFAAFWTMRKKSAGV from the exons ATGGAGGCAGAGGAGGAGCAACGGCGTCGTTTAAAGCTTGAAGAAGCCCTTGAAATCCAATCACTCAGACGCATCATTAGCGCTTACCTCAA CTATCCTGATGCTGCAGAGGAGGATGTTAGAAGATATGAAAGGTCTTACAGGAAGCTTCCACCTGCCCATAAG GCTTTGTTACCTCACTATCCTCGAAAGTTTCAAAGATTACGCAG GTGTATCTCAATGAATTCTCATTTCATATTTGGCATGCTTCAG GCATTTGAACCTCCGCTTGACATGAGCCAGGACCTAGAATTTAGTGAAGATCCACATCCTGAATCAGCCGAAAAAGATCATTTAGCTTCTGAAGGGATTAATGCCTGTTCATGTGAGTCAGACCCTTCGAGAATAACGTGTTCTGTATCTGATCAAGATTGTTGTGTGGAAGACAACAACCATACATGCAGATCACAAGGACTGACACATTCAAATGAG GAGGTGGACATTGAGAGTCAACACCAGTCAAATACTGGGAGCCTCTCTCCGAGCTTGATAAATACTAAAGAAACTACTGAATATTGTGGACATTCTATTAATGATTCCAATGGCAAT GTGTCAGTTACCTCATCTCAGCAACAATGGTTGGAGCCATCTTTACGATTGAATGTTCCTTTAGTTGATGTAGATAAG GTGCGATGCATTATAAGGAACATAGTTAGGGACTGGGCAGCAGAG ggTAAAAAAGAACGTGATCAGTGCTACAATCCTATTCTTGAAGAGCTTAATATGCTATTTCCTAATCGCAGtaaaaagag TCCACCTGCATGTTTAGTTCCTGGTGCTGGGCTTGGCCGGCTGGCCCTGGAGATTTCATGTTTAG GATTTATCAGTCAGGGAAATGAATTTTCATACTACATGATGATATGCTCAAGTTTTATTCTTAACCA TTCCCAAACTGCTGGTGAGTGGACAATTTATCCTTGGATTCACAGCAATTGCAATTCATTATCAGACAGTGATCAACTTCGTCCTGTTTCAATACCAGATATTCATCCAGCCAG TGCAGGAATTACTGAAGGCTTTTCCATGTGTGGAGGTGACTTTGTTGAAGTCTACAGTGATTCAAGCCAAGTTG GTGCTTGGGATGCAGTTGTGACGTGTTTCTTTATTGATACTGCTCATAATATTGTTGAGTACATTGAAATAATTTCAAAGATTTTGAAAGATGGGGGA GTTTGGATAAATTTGGGACCTCTCCTATATCACTTCGCAGATGTATATGGACAGGAAGAT GAAATGTCCATTGAATTGAGTTTGGAAGATGTTAAGAGTGTTGCATTAAATTATGGATTTGAATTTGAG AAAGAAAGCACAATTGAGACAACTTACACCACAAATCCTAGATCAATGATGCAA AATCGCTACTTTGCTGCATTTTGGACTATGAGAAAAAAATCTGCTGGAGTGTAA